From the genome of Campylobacter concisus, one region includes:
- a CDS encoding sulfite exporter TauE/SafE family protein, producing the protein MQNINLYMIISVAFLSSFSHCVGMCSGFLSLQTLFFKGKSKREILMLSTLYSLARIFAYVVLGALFGAFGAVISFSMQARGLIFFIVGLVIAFIGIALLFRGGLLKFVENQKALNFVVRIAKTRIQKKNLTNFLLLGFLNGFLPCGVVYYFLALGILSANFIDSAFIMLVFGLCTLPAMLLASFVFGILNEKFKDIMFKISASIMIINGIYLSFLGYRANA; encoded by the coding sequence ATGCAAAATATAAACCTTTACATGATTATCTCAGTTGCATTTTTAAGTAGCTTTAGTCATTGTGTAGGTATGTGCAGCGGATTTTTGAGCTTACAGACTCTATTTTTTAAAGGCAAAAGCAAGAGAGAAATTTTAATGCTAAGCACACTTTATAGTTTAGCTAGAATTTTTGCTTATGTAGTTTTAGGAGCTTTGTTTGGCGCCTTTGGAGCTGTTATTAGCTTTAGCATGCAAGCAAGAGGTCTTATATTTTTTATAGTTGGCTTAGTGATCGCGTTTATCGGTATTGCCTTACTTTTTAGGGGTGGGCTTTTAAAATTCGTAGAGAATCAAAAGGCGCTTAATTTTGTAGTAAGAATTGCAAAAACGAGGATTCAAAAGAAAAATTTAACAAATTTTTTATTACTTGGTTTTTTAAATGGCTTTTTGCCTTGTGGTGTGGTTTATTACTTTTTAGCACTTGGGATTTTAAGTGCAAATTTTATTGATTCGGCTTTTATAATGCTTGTATTTGGTCTTTGTACATTGCCAGCTATGCTTTTAGCTAGCTTTGTATTTGGGATTTTAAATGAGAAATTTAAAGACATAATGTTTAAGATTTCGGCTAGCATAATGATAATAAATGGAATTTATCTATCATTTTTAGGATATAGAGCAAATGCCTAA
- a CDS encoding response regulator transcription factor, translated as MSKILNNLTVLIVENEGDGKKIVQEVMRDKFEKVITAQNGDEGLKKFKKYNPNMVITDVFMPIMNGLDMAKSIKEISKDTPIIVFSTNSEKETLLKAIDVGIDKYVLKPIDLDDFLVTLENVAKNKIETANIIQVTNGYSFNKIKRVLIRDGVEISLTKKELAFISLLIKRLGTLVLHDEIKNVVWVGESVTEAAIRTFVKRVRDKVGSNFIKNVPGLGYKIDRRLS; from the coding sequence ATGAGCAAGATTCTTAATAATCTAACTGTTCTTATCGTTGAAAATGAGGGAGATGGTAAAAAAATAGTACAAGAAGTTATGCGAGATAAATTCGAAAAAGTTATCACTGCTCAAAATGGCGATGAAGGACTTAAGAAATTTAAAAAATATAATCCAAATATGGTTATAACAGACGTTTTTATGCCTATAATGAATGGCCTTGATATGGCTAAAAGCATTAAAGAAATTTCAAAAGATACACCTATTATAGTTTTTAGCACAAATAGTGAAAAAGAGACACTTCTAAAAGCGATAGATGTTGGTATTGATAAATACGTTTTAAAGCCGATTGATCTTGATGATTTTTTGGTTACTTTAGAAAATGTTGCCAAAAATAAGATAGAAACAGCAAATATTATTCAGGTTACAAATGGATATAGTTTTAATAAAATAAAACGTGTACTTATCAGAGATGGTGTTGAAATTTCTCTTACAAAAAAAGAACTTGCATTTATATCTTTGCTCATAAAAAGGCTTGGTACGCTTGTGCTTCACGATGAAATAAAAAATGTTGTTTGGGTCGGCGAGAGCGTGACAGAGGCTGCTATTAGGACCTTTGTTAAACGTGTTAGAGATAAAGTCGGTAGTAATTTTATAAAAAATGTTCCTGGACTCGGTTATAAAATAGATAGAAGACTCTCCTAG
- the ccoN gene encoding cytochrome-c oxidase, cbb3-type subunit I, which produces MRPSQLLHYDYSVAKLFMFSTIFFGIVGMAIGVLVAFQLACPDLNYIAGEYSAFGRLRPLHTNGIIFGFMLSGIFATWYYIGQRVLKVSMSESPFLMFIGKLHFWLYILVMILAVVTLFMGESTSKEYAELEWPLDIAVVVVWVLWGVSIFGLIGIRREKTLYISVWYYIATFLGVAMLYLFNNMEIPTRLVSGYGSWLHSVSMYAGSNDALVQWWYGHNAVAFVFTVAIIAQIYYFLPKESGQPIFSYKLSLFSFWGLMFIYLWAGGHHLIYTAVPDWMQTMGSVFSIVLILPSWGSAINMLLTMKGEWTQLRESPLIKFMILASTFYMFSTLEGPILAIKSVNALAHYTDWVPGHVHDGALGWVGFMTMAALYHMTPRVFKREIYSKSLMEAQFWIQTTGIVLYFASMWIAGITQGMMWRATDSYGNLLYSFIDTVVVLIPYYYIRAIGGLLYLIGFLMFAYNIYKSTSAKAILAEPKSATPMGSAKANAEVM; this is translated from the coding sequence ATGCGACCATCCCAGTTGCTACATTATGATTATAGTGTGGCAAAACTCTTTATGTTTTCCACGATATTTTTTGGTATTGTTGGCATGGCTATTGGTGTTTTGGTAGCTTTTCAGCTTGCCTGTCCTGATCTAAACTATATAGCTGGTGAGTATTCGGCATTTGGTAGATTGCGTCCTCTTCATACTAACGGTATCATTTTTGGTTTTATGCTCTCTGGTATATTTGCCACTTGGTATTATATAGGACAGCGTGTTCTAAAAGTATCAATGAGCGAATCTCCGTTTTTAATGTTCATTGGTAAGCTTCATTTTTGGCTTTATATACTTGTTATGATTCTAGCTGTTGTGACACTTTTTATGGGCGAGAGTACATCTAAGGAGTATGCCGAGCTTGAGTGGCCACTAGATATTGCAGTAGTAGTAGTCTGGGTGCTTTGGGGCGTTAGTATATTTGGACTTATTGGTATACGTCGCGAGAAAACACTTTATATCTCGGTTTGGTATTACATTGCTACATTCCTTGGCGTTGCTATGCTTTATCTATTTAATAACATGGAAATTCCAACAAGACTAGTGAGTGGATATGGCTCATGGCTACACTCAGTTTCGATGTATGCTGGCTCAAATGATGCCTTGGTTCAGTGGTGGTACGGTCACAACGCAGTTGCGTTTGTATTTACAGTAGCGATCATCGCCCAAATTTATTACTTCTTGCCAAAAGAGAGCGGACAGCCAATATTTTCTTATAAGCTTTCGTTATTTTCATTCTGGGGCCTTATGTTTATTTATCTTTGGGCTGGCGGTCACCACCTAATATATACTGCTGTGCCTGATTGGATGCAGACTATGGGTTCGGTTTTTTCTATTGTTTTGATTTTACCTTCTTGGGGTTCAGCTATTAATATGCTTCTTACAATGAAAGGCGAATGGACACAACTTCGCGAGAGCCCGCTTATTAAATTTATGATTCTAGCTTCAACTTTTTATATGTTTTCAACTCTTGAAGGTCCTATCTTAGCTATCAAATCTGTAAATGCACTAGCTCACTATACTGACTGGGTGCCAGGACACGTACATGATGGTGCACTTGGCTGGGTTGGTTTTATGACTATGGCGGCACTTTATCATATGACGCCACGTGTCTTTAAGCGTGAAATTTATTCAAAATCCTTAATGGAAGCTCAATTTTGGATACAAACAACAGGTATCGTTTTATACTTTGCTTCTATGTGGATTGCTGGTATTACGCAAGGCATGATGTGGAGAGCGACTGATAGCTACGGAAATTTACTCTACTCATTTATTGATACTGTTGTAGTGCTTATACCTTATTATTACATTAGAGCTATTGGTGGGCTTTTATATTTGATTGGCTTTTTGATGTTTGCTTACAATATTTACAAATCAACTTCTGCTAAAGCTATTTTGGCAGAGCCAAAAAGTGCAACGCCTATGGGCAGTGCTAAAGCCAATGCGGAGGTGATGTGA
- the ccoO gene encoding cytochrome-c oxidase, cbb3-type subunit II: MFAWLEKNPFFFAVCVFIVIAYAGVVEILPDFANRARPLEGTKPYTVLELAGKNIYIQNGCNTCHSQMIRPFKAETDRYGMYSLSGEFAYDRPHLWGSKRTGPDLMRVGNYRTTDWHENHMLNPASVVPGSIMPAYPFLFKKNADIETAYAEALTVKKVFNTPYDEKDMPALGTFEQANANVKEQAASIVESMKDEQVKSAFAKGEIRQIVALIAYLNSLK, translated from the coding sequence ATGTTTGCTTGGTTAGAAAAAAATCCATTCTTTTTTGCAGTTTGTGTCTTTATCGTCATAGCTTATGCTGGCGTGGTAGAAATTTTACCTGACTTTGCAAATAGAGCTAGACCACTCGAGGGTACAAAGCCTTATACGGTTTTAGAGCTTGCTGGAAAAAATATATATATACAAAATGGTTGCAATACTTGTCACTCACAGATGATACGTCCGTTTAAAGCAGAGACTGATAGATACGGCATGTACTCGTTAAGCGGCGAATTTGCTTATGATCGTCCTCATCTTTGGGGTTCAAAAAGAACTGGCCCAGATCTTATGCGTGTGGGTAATTATAGAACGACAGATTGGCATGAAAATCATATGTTAAACCCAGCCTCAGTTGTGCCAGGCTCAATCATGCCGGCATATCCATTTTTATTTAAGAAAAATGCTGACATAGAGACCGCTTACGCTGAAGCACTAACTGTTAAAAAGGTCTTTAATACGCCTTATGATGAGAAAGATATGCCAGCTCTTGGCACTTTTGAGCAAGCAAATGCTAACGTGAAAGAGCAGGCTGCAAGTATCGTTGAAAGTATGAAAGACGAGCAAGTAAAAAGTGCTTTTGCAAAGGGTGAAATTCGCCAGATCGTGGCACTTATTGCCTATCTAAATAGCCTAAAATAG
- a CDS encoding cytochrome c oxidase, cbb3-type, CcoQ subunit: protein MDIRELQAYGYFILTAFLAITLYAYFFHLYKSEKQGRRNYEKYSRLALDDEIGSKILEQKATKESVCNG from the coding sequence ATGGATATTAGAGAACTTCAAGCTTATGGCTATTTTATTTTGACAGCATTCTTAGCTATCACTTTGTACGCTTATTTTTTTCATCTTTACAAAAGCGAAAAGCAAGGTAGAAGAAATTATGAGAAGTATTCAAGATTAGCCCTAGATGATGAGATCGGTAGTAAAATTTTAGAGCAAAAGGCTACAAAGGAGAGCGTATGCAATGGCTAA
- a CDS encoding cbb3-type cytochrome c oxidase N-terminal domain-containing protein — translation MQWLNLEDNINLLALIGAILIIVLTVVVAGKYVGQMKVKKDESVELSEHNWDGIGEYKNPVPFGWAVVFLLTLVWAIWYYLLGYPLNSYSQIGEYNKEVKEANAKFEKEYANPSKETLHAMGESVFLVQCSACHGITGDGIGGKAANLQIWGSEQGIVDTILNGSKGLDYPMGEMPAGLADADGAKAIAAYVAKEISAIKSTKNENLVAMGKELYAACAACHGDDGKGMDGMSADLSKYGSSEFIVDVLNRGKNGNIGVMPKFNDGRLNEIQQKAVGEYVISLSKGE, via the coding sequence ATGCAATGGCTAAATTTAGAAGATAATATAAATTTACTTGCGTTAATAGGTGCCATCTTAATTATCGTACTAACTGTCGTTGTAGCTGGCAAGTATGTTGGTCAAATGAAAGTTAAAAAAGATGAAAGCGTAGAGCTTAGCGAGCACAACTGGGATGGGATAGGCGAGTATAAAAACCCAGTTCCATTTGGTTGGGCGGTAGTTTTTTTACTAACGCTTGTTTGGGCGATTTGGTATTATTTACTTGGTTATCCACTAAATTCTTACTCACAAATCGGTGAATATAATAAAGAGGTAAAAGAGGCAAACGCTAAATTTGAAAAAGAGTATGCAAACCCAAGCAAAGAAACGCTTCACGCTATGGGAGAGAGCGTATTTTTGGTGCAATGCTCAGCATGTCATGGCATCACAGGCGATGGTATTGGTGGCAAAGCTGCAAATTTACAAATTTGGGGTAGCGAACAAGGAATAGTTGATACGATACTAAATGGCTCAAAAGGGCTTGATTATCCTATGGGCGAGATGCCAGCAGGGCTAGCTGATGCTGATGGAGCAAAGGCTATTGCAGCTTATGTTGCAAAAGAGATAAGTGCTATAAAAAGTACAAAAAATGAAAATTTAGTAGCTATGGGAAAAGAGCTTTACGCAGCTTGTGCAGCTTGTCACGGAGATGATGGCAAGGGCATGGATGGCATGTCTGCTGATCTTAGTAAATATGGTTCAAGTGAGTTTATAGTGGATGTACTAAATCGTGGTAAAAACGGCAATATCGGTGTTATGCCTAAATTTAATGATGGCAGATTAAACGAGATACAACAAAAAGCAGTTGGCGAATATGTCATATCGCTATCAAAGGGCGAATAA
- a CDS encoding DUF4006 family protein has translation MENKNRNIFALNGISGYLVAVLLLLSILGVLTYIGIGLQKDVATKPYSLKDASSIEMKSVDNAKHVIIKE, from the coding sequence ATGGAAAATAAAAATAGAAATATCTTTGCTTTAAATGGTATTAGCGGTTATTTGGTGGCAGTTTTGCTTTTGCTATCTATCCTTGGCGTACTTACTTATATTGGTATTGGCTTGCAAAAAGATGTAGCAACCAAACCTTACTCATTAAAAGATGCAAGTAGCATTGAGATGAAGAGCGTTGATAACGCTAAACACGTCATTATAAAGGAGTAG
- a CDS encoding FixH family protein, whose amino-acid sequence MDKKTFWPYAIVLSFVAIIIACAVTIIIALKHPVEMDSSYMQSYQNVDENITFIKESEKRFDEKFDLKFEPNFNALNAKFKFHLTPKKGEISALKYEILLTRPQTNKENKILRASWQENDLVSEETSLREGRWQLLLRLSDTNDTRYYKFDLNVTK is encoded by the coding sequence ATGGATAAAAAAACCTTTTGGCCTTATGCTATTGTGCTTAGCTTCGTTGCTATAATTATCGCTTGTGCAGTAACGATCATCATAGCACTGAAACATCCAGTCGAGATGGATAGCTCTTATATGCAAAGCTACCAAAATGTCGATGAAAACATAACCTTTATCAAAGAGAGTGAAAAACGCTTTGATGAGAAATTTGATCTAAAATTTGAGCCAAATTTTAATGCCCTAAATGCTAAGTTTAAATTTCATCTAACTCCTAAAAAAGGAGAAATTTCAGCTTTAAAATATGAAATTTTACTTACTCGCCCACAGACAAATAAAGAAAATAAAATTTTAAGAGCTTCATGGCAAGAAAATGATCTAGTAAGCGAAGAAACAAGTCTAAGAGAAGGTAGATGGCAGCTACTTTTAAGACTAAGTGACACTAATGATACAAGGTATTATAAATTTGATCTTAATGTCACAAAATGA
- a CDS encoding flavin reductase family protein — translation MHKELNRQGFYYGFPVLLATTKDKNANDDITVLSSSWTLGNTVVLGIGIENQGFKNIKNGSDITLNLCDESLLEAVQKMEKLTGDSEVPEEKKNLGYTYEHDKFKVANLSKEPGINAKTVRIKECKIQIETVVEKIDTQKWHPLIYKFKEYVGTCERLGLNFGFKEI, via the coding sequence ATGCATAAAGAGTTAAACAGACAAGGTTTTTACTACGGCTTTCCGGTTTTGCTAGCCACCACAAAAGATAAAAATGCAAACGATGATATCACGGTGCTTTCATCTTCTTGGACGTTAGGAAATACAGTGGTGCTTGGCATAGGCATTGAAAATCAAGGCTTTAAAAATATCAAAAACGGTTCAGATATCACGCTAAATTTATGTGATGAGAGTCTGCTAGAAGCTGTGCAAAAAATGGAAAAACTAACTGGTGATAGCGAAGTACCAGAAGAAAAAAAGAATCTTGGCTACACCTACGAGCACGACAAATTTAAGGTAGCAAACCTCAGCAAAGAACCTGGCATAAATGCAAAAACCGTCAGGATAAAAGAGTGCAAGATACAGATAGAAACGGTTGTAGAAAAGATAGATACGCAAAAATGGCATCCATTAATCTATAAATTTAAAGAATATGTCGGCACTTGCGAGCGTTTGGGATTAAATTTTGGATTTAAAGAGATTTGA
- a CDS encoding PD-(D/E)XK nuclease family protein, which translates to MHNLNQLFVFTNSRKIREFNASFNDELIPKSLSIAEFYKKVVYVDGRFEIDSTYALVLMNRACASVKKANSVLKIPTEFFEFLKNNDYLFSFFKELAISKKSIAEIKFNDIYANFEEHLNILEEVLKEYESLLDRENLYDDITLPKIYNINEAYIKSFGEISLHIDGILSEFEWEILEKISKLTTLKVIFQTSVFNTKLINKIKQISAISEIENYKKYELNLKTNELICLENIKKFEPVLEKRFATRSLQCAYAMAKASEFVREGIKPENIAVILPDESFSEILRLHDSNKIFNYAMGESFKNTKFYEALFYITRAINEEVRPVFDQSKCESYEELGFILNTLGVSEELFNKFKSSYFELCDFAKFKELIDELLTLENEPRCEEKLALELFRIENLCRYFSFSLKQLSEIFLLNISRLSIDYVGGGKISVMGMLESRGMKFDGVIIVDFNDNFIPARSTNEMFLNSKVRQKAGLISYLERENLQRFYYESLINNAKKVAISCVLNEESIPSRFLKNFKTIKDEKFSDEAYLKLFLKGSTSLNLSDNEIILEHDFFTKPLSFSTLNLFLTCPRKYYYAKIAGIKGAKAIATEPGSKQGNSVHKALYEYYTSDFYRQKNIFDLAIFKEILAKQDFSSLELEIWSQKFKEYAEFENKRLSAGFRVLECEKDIESDFCDVKIKGIIDRIDASPDGEPFILDYKTGEANANSLQLAFYEALYGSEVKSAYFALKNEPVLISSKKSVDDLKAEIENLKSINNTKINFERKSGACKFCEYAILCRREL; encoded by the coding sequence ATGCATAACCTAAACCAACTTTTTGTCTTTACGAACTCGCGTAAGATTCGTGAATTTAATGCAAGTTTTAATGATGAGCTAATCCCAAAAAGCCTAAGTATCGCTGAGTTTTATAAAAAGGTAGTTTATGTAGATGGTAGGTTTGAGATTGATAGCACCTATGCTTTGGTGCTTATGAATAGAGCCTGTGCTAGCGTCAAAAAGGCAAACTCTGTTCTTAAAATTCCAACTGAGTTTTTTGAGTTTTTGAAAAATAATGACTATCTTTTTTCATTTTTTAAAGAGCTAGCTATTAGTAAAAAGAGTATTGCTGAGATCAAATTTAACGATATTTACGCTAATTTTGAGGAGCATTTAAACATACTTGAAGAGGTTTTAAAAGAGTATGAGAGCTTGCTTGATAGAGAAAATCTCTACGATGATATAACCTTGCCAAAAATTTATAACATAAATGAAGCTTACATCAAAAGCTTTGGTGAAATTTCACTACACATAGATGGAATTTTAAGCGAATTTGAGTGGGAAATTTTAGAGAAAATCTCAAAGCTAACTACGCTAAAAGTTATCTTTCAAACTAGTGTTTTCAACACAAAGCTAATCAATAAAATAAAGCAAATTTCAGCTATTAGCGAGATTGAAAACTATAAAAAATATGAGCTAAATTTAAAGACAAATGAGCTAATTTGCTTAGAAAATATCAAAAAATTTGAGCCAGTTTTAGAGAAGCGATTTGCCACTAGAAGCCTGCAATGTGCCTACGCTATGGCAAAGGCGAGCGAGTTTGTGCGTGAGGGCATAAAACCAGAAAACATCGCTGTTATATTGCCAGATGAGAGTTTTAGTGAAATTTTAAGGCTACATGATAGCAATAAAATTTTTAACTACGCTATGGGCGAGAGCTTTAAAAATACAAAATTTTATGAGGCGCTTTTTTACATTACAAGAGCGATAAACGAAGAGGTAAGGCCGGTTTTTGATCAAAGTAAATGTGAGAGCTACGAGGAGCTTGGCTTTATCTTGAACACACTTGGTGTAAGCGAAGAGCTTTTTAATAAATTTAAATCAAGCTACTTTGAACTTTGTGACTTTGCTAAATTTAAAGAGTTAATAGACGAGCTTTTAACGCTTGAAAATGAGCCAAGATGCGAAGAGAAACTCGCACTTGAGCTTTTTAGGATCGAGAATTTATGTAGGTATTTTAGCTTTAGCTTAAAGCAGTTAAGTGAAATTTTTTTGCTAAATATCTCGCGTCTTAGCATCGATTATGTGGGTGGTGGAAAGATCAGTGTCATGGGCATGCTAGAGAGCCGTGGAATGAAATTTGATGGCGTGATTATAGTTGATTTTAATGATAACTTCATCCCAGCAAGAAGCACAAACGAGATGTTTTTAAACTCAAAAGTGAGGCAAAAAGCTGGGCTTATAAGCTACCTTGAGCGTGAAAATTTGCAGAGATTTTACTATGAAAGTCTTATAAACAATGCCAAAAAGGTCGCCATAAGCTGTGTTTTAAATGAAGAGAGTATTCCTTCAAGATTTTTAAAAAATTTCAAAACAATAAAAGATGAGAAATTTAGTGACGAGGCGTATTTAAAATTATTTTTAAAAGGAAGTACAAGCCTAAATTTAAGCGATAATGAGATCATTTTGGAGCATGATTTTTTCACTAAACCGCTATCATTTTCGACGCTAAATCTATTTTTAACTTGCCCAAGAAAGTATTATTACGCAAAGATAGCTGGTATAAAAGGAGCAAAAGCAATAGCAACTGAGCCAGGATCTAAACAAGGAAATAGCGTGCATAAGGCGCTTTATGAATACTACACAAGTGATTTTTATAGACAAAAAAATATATTTGATTTGGCTATTTTTAAAGAAATACTTGCAAAGCAAGATTTTTCTTCGCTTGAGCTTGAGATTTGGTCGCAGAAATTTAAAGAATACGCAGAGTTTGAAAATAAACGTTTAAGTGCTGGTTTTAGAGTACTTGAGTGTGAAAAAGATATAGAGAGTGATTTTTGTGACGTAAAGATAAAAGGCATTATCGATAGGATCGATGCTAGCCCTGATGGCGAGCCTTTTATACTTGATTATAAAACTGGTGAGGCAAATGCGAACTCACTTCAGCTTGCATTTTATGAAGCACTTTATGGTAGCGAGGTAAAAAGTGCTTACTTTGCTCTAAAGAATGAACCAGTGCTTATCAGCTCAAAAAAAAGCGTGGATGATCTAAAGGCTGAGATAGAAAATCTAAAAAGTATAAATAACACTAAGATAAATTTTGAAAGAAAGAGTGGAGCTTGTAAATTTTGCGAGTATGCCATACTTTGTAGGAGAGAGTTATGA